The following coding sequences lie in one Kryptolebias marmoratus isolate JLee-2015 linkage group LG5, ASM164957v2, whole genome shotgun sequence genomic window:
- the LOC108248929 gene encoding uncharacterized protein LOC108248929: MTCGLGLGILVIFFVQAEHICCFWSKEAQSIQSSNTYADFPPKSRLIKSGSNPQDQVRQGFISPQSTQSRSFNTLLAVGSGSGPGLLARGSTQAVSQPRLSSVRLVQSSPVFKTNRQKQSSPRGNAPNVPKQSFGFSTTVAGGTIVSQRRNSLKNPSDISMRSWPTQQGTLRSSKYPSSSSRSILGPRESYSFRPVSPQSAAQTPHRAAAKIPSTYSQTGSSAVLFDPVAPGPRGRSVQMRTYARGPARRVSTSHRAEVSRARSFSPQTQAWKPYGNVEGSKPRTLLQTYKTSHKLAVPRSSTVGRPAQGFAPATVYEIPENFGGFSIRRLKEPAVQKQQIPAPYRRLVSSNPRVSNIQPESKQRTVKLYHRL, encoded by the exons ATGACTTGTGGACTTGGTTTGGG AATCTTGgtgattttctttgttcaagCAGAGCATATCTGTTGTTTCTGGTCTAAAGAAG ctcagagcatCCAGAGCAGCAACACATATGCCGACTTCCCACCAAAAAGCAGACTAATCAAATCCGGCAGTAATCCCCAGGATCAAGTCAGACAAGGCTTCATTTCTCCACAATCCACCCAGAGCAGGAGCTTCAACACTCTTCTTGCAGTTGGCAGTGGTTCTGGTCCAGGACTCTTAGCTAGAGGCTCAACACAAGCTGTTTCCCAGCCACGTCTGAGTTCAGTCAGATTGGTGCAGAGCAgccctgtgtttaaaaccaacAGGCAAAAGCAATCTTCACCCAGAGGTAATGCTCCAAATGTACCAAAACAGTCATTTGGCTTCTCTACTACTGTTGCTGGTGGAACTATAGTGAGTCAACGCAGGAACTCTCTGAAGAACCCCTCTGATATCAGCATGAGAAGTTGGCCCACTCAGCAGGGAACACTGCGTTCCAGCAAGTATCCATCCTCCAGCTCTCGTTCTATTCTGGGTCCAAGGGAAAGCTACTCCTTCAGACCAGTTTCTCCTCAGTCTGCAGCACAGACAcctcacagagctgctgctAAAATCCCTTCCACCTACAGTCAGACGGGTTCTTCTGCTGTCCTGTTTGACCCAGTTGCTCCTGGACCACGTGGACGCTCTGTACAGATGCGAACATATGCTCGAGGCCCTGCAAGGAGGGTGTCAACAAGTCATAGGGCTGAAGTATCCAGAGCCAGAAGCTTTTCACCTCAGACCCAGGCTTGGAAGCCTTATGGAAATGTAGAAGGTTCCAAGCCCAGAACTCTGCTGCAGACTTACAAAACCAGCCATAAACTGGCTGTTCCCAGGAGCAGCACTGTAGGACGTCCTGCTCAGGGTTTTGCCCCAGCTACGGTCTACGAGATCCCTGAGAACTTTGGTGGCTTTTCAATCAGACGGCTTAAAGAACCTGCTGTCCAGAAGCAGCAGATCCCAGCACCTTATCGACGGCTGGTATCTTCCAATCCCCGTGTCTCAAACATTCAGCCAGAGTCTAAACAGCGCACAGTTAAGCTATATCACAGACTATAG